The region ACGACGCGCCGGCCAGTCCTCCGGAACAGGTGAATGCTCCGCAAACCGACACGCGCCCGTCGGTCAGCGAAGTGTTCGACGGACAGGGTGGCGCTGCCGATGGCGCTGAGGTTGCGCCCAGCTGGAGCAATCCGGTGGTCACCTCGGGTGATGCATCGGAAGCGGCGAGTCAGGCTGCAGGCGACCCCGAGGTCGCGGCTGCGCAGGATGCGACCTACAAGGAAGACGACCTGATCGGCGCGGCGCAAGGCGTGTTCGGCAAGGGTGCCGAAGGGGTCGCGCGGCTCATCCAGGACCTGCTGAAAGAGCAGGGCGAGCCCAACGCGTATATCGTCGGGCGCGAAGCGGGCGGGGCGTTCATCCTCGGTGCGCGCTACGGCTCGGGCACGCTCTATCACAAGGTCGAAGGCCAGAAGCCGGTTTACTGGACCGGTCCCTCGATCGGCTTCGATGCAGGCGCGAATGCGGGCAACACCTTCGTGCTCGTCTACAATCTCTACGACACCGAAGAGCTTTACGAGCGCTTCCCCTCGGGCGAGGGGCAGGCCTATGTCGTCGGCGGCATGACCGCGAGCTATCTGCGCAAGGGCGACACGGTGCTCATCCCGATCCGCGTAGGCGCGGGCCTCAGGCTCGGGGTCAACGCGGGCTACATGAAGTTTTCCAAGAAGCAGCGCTGGCTGCCCTTCTAGTCGCGAAAGAAAACCTGCCGGGAAGGCAGGCCAAATGACTTGATAGAGACGGCATCCCTGATGCAAGGGAGCGGCATGCTCGACCGTCTCGAACCGCAATCGCCCGACGCGCTGCTGGCGCTCATCAAGCTCCACGCCGCCGACGAGCGCGAGGACAAGATCGACCTTGGCGTCGGCGTCTATCGCACCGACGACGGGGCGACCCCCGTATTCAAGTCGATCAAGGCCGCCGAAGAGGCGCTGATCGGCGAACAGCAGAGCAAGTCCTATCTCGGGCCTGAAGGCGACCTCGGCTTCGTCCACTCGCTGATGCCCTATATCTTCGGCAAGGACGCGACGATGGGCGGCCGGATCGAAGGCATGCAGACGCCCGGCGGCACCGGCGCTGTCCGCCTCGCCGCTGCGGTTGCCAAGCATGCCGGCGCAACCCGCATCCACATGGGCACGCCCAGTTGGCCGAACCACGCGCAGATCTTCCGCGATCTCGATCTCGAAGTGGCCGCTTTCGACCATGCCAATGCGGACGGAACGGCAAACCTCGAAGCGGTGCTCGAAGCGATCCGCGGGGCGGGCGAGAACGAAGCCGTCCTGCTGCATGGCTGCTGTCACAACCCGACCGGTATCGACTACACGCCCGCGCAATGGGTCGAGATCGCCGAAGCGCTGGCCGAAAGCCCCGCGCTGCCGATCCTCGATGTCGCCTATCACGGCCTTGGCCACGGGCTCGAGCAGGATGCCTATGGCGTGCGGCGCGTGCTGAACGCGGTCGACGAGGCACTGATCGCCTACAGCTGCGACAAGAACTTCGGCATGTACCGCGACCGTGTCGGCGCGCTTTATGTGATGGCGAAGAATTCGAGCGGGCTCGACCCGATCCTCTCGAACCTCAATGCGCTGGCTCGTGCGAGCTGGTCGATGCCGCCGGACCACGGCGGCGCAGCGGTGCGGCTGGTGCTGCGCGACGACACGCGCAGGCAGCAGTGGCTCGACGAGCTGGAATCGATGCGTAATCGCCTGCGCTGGGTGCGTGAGCGCTTGGCTGCGGCCGACAACCAGGTGAGCGGCCTCGATCTCGCCCCGCTGGCGGAGCAGAACGGGATGTTCGCGATGCTGAAGCTCGACAAGGACCAGATCGCGCGCCTGCGCGAAGAGCACGCGGTCTATATGGCGGGCTCGGGCCGGATCAACGTGGCCGGTCTGACCAAGGGCAATATCGACAAGTTCATCGCTGCCCTGGCCGACGTCGCGGGTTAGCTCGCGCGCAGGCTTTCCATGCGTTTCAAATAACGGGCAAGTACGTCGATCTCGAGATTGACGGCATCGCCCGCCGCGAGCGTCCCGAGCGTGGTGACTTCACCGGTGTGCGGAATGATGTTGAGCATGAAGTCGCATGCCCCGTCGCTCTGGTCTTCGACCGAGTTCACTGTCAGCGACACACCGTCGACGGTGATCGATCCCTTCGCCGCGATGTAAGGCGCCAGCTCGGCAGGCGCGCGGATGACGAGACGCGTCGAATCGCCGATATCCGCGACCTCGACCACCTTGCCGACCGCATCGACATGGCCGGTGACGATATGGCCGCCGAGTTCGTCACCCATCTTGAGCGCGCCTTCGAGGTTGAGCTTGCGCCCCTCGGTCCACAGGCCCGGCACGCTGCGCGACACGGTCTCTCCGGACACATCGACCGCGAACCAGCTATCGCCCTTCGCGCCGCCACGATCGACCACCGTCAGGCAGACGCCCGAACAGGCGATCGACGCGCCGATGGCCATGGCTTCAGGGTCGAACGGGCAGGCGATGCGGATATGCAGGTCGCCGCGCTGCTCGACGCTTTCGATGGTTCCGATTGCAGTGATGATGCCGGTGAACAGATGCGCCTCCTCTAGCGGGTGCGCTCATAGGCTTCGAACGTGTCGCTGCCAAGCTGGCGCCGTTCGACCATGCGCCAGCGGCGGTGCGCATCGCCGAGCGAGGCCAGGCCGATGTCGCCGATTGCGGGTCGTCCGCCGCCGATGAGGATCGGAGCGCGATAGATTTCGAGCCGGTCGACGAGGTCTTCCTCGAGGAACCCCGCCGCCGTCTGCGCGCCGCCTTCCACATAGAGGTACTGGATGCCGTCGAGATTCGCGATCTGGCCCGGCGCATTGATGACCCGCACCCCATCGGGCGGGATGCCGCGCGTCAGGAGGATGCGCTGCGGACTGCGATCATCGAGGCCCGGCAGGCGGACATCGAGGCGCGGCTGGTCCGCGCGCCAGGTGCCGCCGCCGACGAGGATCGCATCGCTCATGGCGCGGCGCGAGTGGACATGCGCGCGGGCTTCCTCGCCGGTGATCCACTGGCTATCGCCGCTGGCAGTAGCGATGCATCCGTCGAGCGACATGGCGAGCTTGAGCGTGACATGCGGTCGGCCAAGTTCCCGCACGGCAAGGTATCCGGCGAGGCTGGCGCGCGAGGCTTCGCAGGGCATGTGCTCGGCTTCGACGCCGCCATCCTTCAGGATTTCGAGGCCTTCGCCTGCGGTGCGGGGATCGGGGTCGAGTACGCCGAACACGCAGCGGCCGACTTCGGCCTCGACGATCGAGGAGGCGCAGGACGGGCCGCGCTGCGACCGGTGTGCACAGGGTTCGAGCGAGCAGTAGAGCGTCGCACCCTTCGCCGCCTCGCCCGCCTGCGCGAGCGCAACGGCTTCTGCATGGGGGCGTCCGCCGGCCTGTGTCCAGCCGCGTCCGACAACCTTGCCTTCGGCGACGATGATCGCCCCGACCGCAGGGTTGGGCGCACTGATGGGCCGGGCACGCGCGGCGAGGCGAGCCGCCGCGGCCAGCCAGTCGGCATCACTCGGCCGAGGTGTCACCAGTGCCTGTCTCTGTTTCGCGGCCGAGAAGTTCCGCCCGCTGGCGCGCTTCCTCGGCTTCTTCACGGGCGCGCTCTTCAGCGATCTCGCGTTCCATTTCCTCGGTATCGAGCCCGGTCGCCTGACCAAGCGCACGATAAAGCTCGCGGCGGCGCTCCTCGCGTTCTTCGCGTGCCTGGCGCAGCGCATCCTGCTGTTCCTGGTTGGCGCGGTTGGACGCGAGGATCTCCTCGTCGCTGCGTCCTTCCTCGAAGGTCGAGATGTAGATCACTTCGGGCTCGGCCGGCAGTCCGATGACGCGTTCCTGCGTGAACAGGAAGATCAGGCCGAAAGTCATCAGCATCGATACGCCGAGGATCGGCCAGCGATGCGGGTTGGGGCGAGAGAACTCGCTCCAGAAATCCTTGATGCCCGGAACGGGATTGAGGCGGCGGAGAAAACGCATGGTGCGCAACATAGGCGCTCGCGCGGCGCTTCGCCAGTGAAAGCGCCCTTATCCGAAATGGCGGTAGAGCGAGCGCCCGTGCTGTTTCAGCCAGCCGTCTGCGGCGCGGATATCGTGTTCGAAGATCGATGCGAGGAAGGCGTGGAACTGCGGCCCGTGGTCGAAATGGACGAGGTGCGCGACTTCGTGCGCCACGACCGAGCGGCGCACTTCGTCGCTCGCCATGACGAGCCGCCAGTTGATCCTCACCGTGCCGGAAGTCGAGCAGCTGCCCCAGCGACGCTTGGCGCTCGACAGGGCGAGGCTTGGCGCTTCGACCTCTGCGCGCTCGCAATAGAATGCGAGGTCGGCGTGGAGCAATTCCTTGGCCTCTGCCTTGAGCCAGCGCTCCACGCGGGCGGAGATGGATTCCTCCGGGCCGCCGAGGTGGAGGGCGTCCTGCGCGAAAGCGACCCTGCGCGGCTTGGTCGCATCCCACTCGATCCTCACCGGAGCTCCGCGGAAGGCGATCTCGCTCCCATGACCGACCGAGGTGCGCGGCTGCGACTTGGCGAGCTGCCTGCCGAGCCATTCCTCTCGCGAACGGGCGAATTCGAGCGCCTCGCGCGTCCGTCCCCAGCGCGGGATCGAGATGCGCACGGCGCTGCCGTCGGGTTCCATCCGCATGGTCATCCGCTTTGCCGTGGGATGGCGCCGGATGTGCAGCGGGATCATCTTCCCGCCGATCTCGATCCGGGGATCCTGCATGTCGGGGCGCAGCCAGTCGATCATCGCATCAGTCCCACTCGACCACATGATGTTCGAGGGGCCCTGCATCGATCTCGCTGACGACCCGCCCGGCTACCGATACCCCGGCCTGCTTGATCGTCTCCCGGCTGCCGGAGAGAAGGTAGTGCCATTCCCGCAGCGGCTTGCCCTCTGCCCGCAGGCGATAGGCGCAGGTCGAGGGTAGCCATGGCACATCGTCGATGATCTTCATTGTGAGGCGCAGGCAGTCCGGCACGAAAGCCTTTCGGTTGCGATAGTCCGAGCATCGTGCGGTTTCGCAATCGAGCAGCTTGCAGGCGACATTGGTATGCTCGACCTCGCCGGTGTCGGCATCTTCGAGCTTGTGCAGGCAGCACTTGCCGCAACCGTCGCACAGGGCCTCCCATTCCTCCCGCGTCAGTTCGGCAAGGGGAAGCTCCCAGAACCTGTCCCTCATCGCACCCAGCGCTCGAGCTCCGCCGCGACACCCTCCGGCCCTTTGTCGGTCGGTACGATGCCCAGCGGTTCGCCCTGCGGTCCGAACAGGTAGGTGAAGGTGGAATGCTCCATCAGATAGCCGCCCTCGGCAGTTTCCTCGCCCTTGATCGCGACGACACCGAAATCCTCGGCGACCTTGGCGATCTGTTCGGGCGTTCCGGTGAGGCCGATGAGGCGCGGGTGGAAATTGTCGATGAACTCGCCGACGACTTCCGGCGTATCGCGCTCCGGATCGATGGTGACGAAGATCGGCTGCACCTTGGCACCGAGCTCCGGGTTCTCCTGCTCGAAGCTCGAGAGGCCTTGCGAGAAGCGTCCGACGTCGGTCGGGCATATGTCGGGGCAATAGGCGAAGCCGAAATAGACCAGCCGGTATTGCCCGTCGAAATCGCTCCAGCTCACGTCCTTGCCTTCATCCGAAGTAAGCGTGAACTCGCCCCCGATTTCCGAGCCGCGCAGGTCGACCCCGTCGGGCGAGGGCCCCACCGGTTCGGAACCTGCGCTGCAGGCGGCGATTGCAAGGGAAAGCGGAGCGATGAGACAAAGCAGGGGGCGAAGCATGGCGCGACGCTTCATGCTCTGCTAATCGGCACTGCACAAGAGGGCGAGTCATGCCCTGAACCGAATTTTGGAAGGACGTTACCCATGGCCCGCGCGTTTGTTCGCAAGGCTCTCATCTTGGCCTCTCTCGCAGCCCTGGCGGCCCCTGCCGCCGCGCAGATTTTCTCCGACGGCTACGAGTTCCTCAAGGCCGTGAAGGATCGCGACGGTGAAGCCGTTACCAATGCCCTGAACGAACCGGGCTCGGTCGTCGTCAACACGCGCGACAAGGCCAATGGCGAAACCGCGCTGCACATCGTGACCAAGCGCCGCGACGTCACGTGGATCAAGTTCCTTTCGCAGCGCGGGGCGAACCCCAATATCGCAGATCGCAACGGCGTGACGCCGCTGGTCCTCGCAGTAAATCTCGGCTTCGTCGAAGGTGTCGAGGAACTGCTCAAGGCCGGTGCAGATGTCGATGTGTCGAACGATGCGGGCGAGACGCCGCTGATTTCCTCGGTCCACCGGCGCGATACCGCGCTGATGCGCCTGCTGCTCGAAAACGGCGCGAATCCGGACAGGACGGACAATTCGGGTCGTTCGGCGCGCGACTACGTGGCGCTGATGAACGGGAACACCATCCTGGTCGATTTGCTGAATGAGCACGACAAGAAGGCCTCGGAGGAATCCGACGCCGCGCAGCAGACCTACGGCCCTTCCTTCTGATGACCGAATACGCCGACATGACGCTCGACGAGCTGCGGCTCGCTCTCGCTCCCGAAGTCGGCAACTCGGCCGTGTTCGACGGCTGGAGCGACCAGGCGGTCGAAATCGCTGCGGACATGGCGGGTGCCGATCCGGACGTCGCGCGGCTCGCCTATCCCGGCGGCGCGATGGACATGATTGCCGCATGGATCGAGAGCGTCGATGCCGCGATGATCGCCAGCTTCTCGCAGGAAGACCTCGCGAAACTGCCGATCCGCGAGCGGATTCGCACGCTGGTGCAGTTCCGGCTCGATGCGATTGCCGGTCAGGAAGAGGCGCTGCGGCGCGCGACCGCGATCATGGCCATGCCGCAGAACGCGGCGAAATCGCTCAAGACCGGCTGGAACTCGGCCGACCTGATGTGGCGGCTCGCCGGCGACACGGCGACCGACTACAACCACTATACGAAGCGTACGATCCTCGCCGGCATCTATGCCGCGACGCTCGCGGTGTTTGCCGAGGACGATTCGGAAGGCAAGGCCGAGACCCGCGCCTTCCTCGACCGCCGTATTGAAGGCGTAATGAAATTCGAGAAGGCCAAGGCCAAATGGCTCAACCCGCAGGGTGAAACCTTCAGCCTCACGCGCTTCCTCGGACGCCTGCGCTATCCGGCGAACTGATCCGCCTGCCATTCACTATTGATAATCAGTTGCAATTAGCTGGTGCCTCTGGCAGCGCGCTGCGCATGACGCTGGATGGAATCAAACTGGGCAGCCGCGTGCGGATTATCGCGGTCGACTGGGACAGTATTGCGATCGAGGATGCCAAGCGCCTGCGTGCGCTCGGGATCGACGACGGCGCGGAAATCGCGCTCGCGCACCGCGGCGTTTTCGGCACGCGCGACCCGCTGGCCGTAAGCATCGGTCGCACCACAATCGCCATTCGCCGCTCGCATGCGCAGGCCATGACGGTGGAGGTCCAATGACCCGCCTTCGCCGTGCCGCGCTCGTCGGCAACCCCAATGCCGGCAAGAGCGCCCTGTTCAACGCGCTGACCGGTGCGCGCCAGAAAATCGCCAACTATCCCGGCGTGACGGTCGAACGAAAAGTCGGCCGGATCGAATTGCCCAGCGGCGAACCGATCGAGCTGGTCGACCTGCCCGGCAGCTATTCTTTCGACGCATCCAGCCCCGACGAGGAAGTGACCCGCAAGGTCGTGATGGGCGAATTCCCGGGCGAGGCGAAGCCCGATGCGCTCGTCCTCGTGCTCGACGCAGCCAATCTCGAGCAGCACCTGGTCTTCGCGCAGGAAGTCATCGAGCTGGGCGTGCCGACCGTGGTCGCGCTCAACATGGTCGACCTCGCAGAGCGCGACGGGCTGACGCTCGATCCTGCAGCCCTGTCGCAAGCGCTGGGCATCCCGGTCATCTCGACCGTTGCCGTGCGCCGCAAGGGATTGGGCGAACTGCTCGAAGCCATCGGCAGCGCCGAGGCGAAGGCCGAGACGATGGATCATGCCGAACCGCGTCCGCACATCACCCTGCCGGAGCGCCGCCTGACCGCGCGCAACATCGCCAAGGCGGCAATCCTTGCCGAAAGCCGCGAGCGGCGCCTGCATGCGGGCCTCGACAAGGTGTTGCTCAACCCGTGGCTCGGCCCGCTCGTCCTGCTCGGCCTGCTCTTCGTGATCTTCCAGGCGGTCTTTGCCTGGGCGACGCCGTTCGCCGATGCGCTAGACGCAGGTGCGGGCGCAGCCTCGCAATGGGTCGTTGCCAATTTCCCCGAAGGTTTCCTGCGCGATCTCGTGACCGAAGGCATTATCGCAGGCGTCGGTTCGGTCGTCGTCTTCCTGCCGCAGATCGTCATCCTCTTCGCCTTCATCCTCGTCATGGAGGCTAGCGGGTACATGGCCCGCGCGGCCTTCGTGATGGACCGCCTGATGGCGAGCGTCGGCCTGTCGGGGCGCAGCTTCATCCCGCTGCTTTCCAGTTTCGCCTGCGCAATCCCGGGCATCATGGCGACCCGCAGCATCGCCGATCCGAAAGACCGGCTGACGACGATCCTCATCGCGCCGCTTATGACCTGTTCGGCGCGCCTTCCGGTCTATGCCGTGATCATTGCCGCGGTCATCCCGGCGACGAGTGTGGGGCCCGGCATCGGCCTCCAGGGGCTGGTGCTGTTCGCGCTGTATGTCGCCGGGATCGTCGGCGCGATGGTCGTTGCGCTGGTCCTTCGCCGCTCGGTCACCAAGGGGCAGGCGAGCGGCTTCATCATGGAACTGCCGCGCTACCAGTGGCCGCGCCCCAAGGACATGCTCATCGGCCTGTGGCAACGTGCGTGGGTCTTCCTGCGCCGTGCGGGCACGATCATCTTCGCTGCGACGGTCGTCCTGTGGCTGCTGCTGACCTTCCCCAAGGCCGATCCGGGCGAGAGCCAGATCGATGCAAGCTTCGCCGGCCAGATCGCCAGCGCAATGCACCCGGCTTTCGAGCCGGTCGGTTTCAACCGCGAAATGACGCTTGCGCTCGTG is a window of Erythrobacter sp. HKB08 DNA encoding:
- a CDS encoding YcgN family cysteine cluster protein → MRDRFWELPLAELTREEWEALCDGCGKCCLHKLEDADTGEVEHTNVACKLLDCETARCSDYRNRKAFVPDCLRLTMKIIDDVPWLPSTCAYRLRAEGKPLREWHYLLSGSRETIKQAGVSVAGRVVSEIDAGPLEHHVVEWD
- a CDS encoding aromatic amino acid transaminase — its product is MLDRLEPQSPDALLALIKLHAADEREDKIDLGVGVYRTDDGATPVFKSIKAAEEALIGEQQSKSYLGPEGDLGFVHSLMPYIFGKDATMGGRIEGMQTPGGTGAVRLAAAVAKHAGATRIHMGTPSWPNHAQIFRDLDLEVAAFDHANADGTANLEAVLEAIRGAGENEAVLLHGCCHNPTGIDYTPAQWVEIAEALAESPALPILDVAYHGLGHGLEQDAYGVRRVLNAVDEALIAYSCDKNFGMYRDRVGALYVMAKNSSGLDPILSNLNALARASWSMPPDHGGAAVRLVLRDDTRRQQWLDELESMRNRLRWVRERLAAADNQVSGLDLAPLAEQNGMFAMLKLDKDQIARLREEHAVYMAGSGRINVAGLTKGNIDKFIAALADVAG
- the ribD gene encoding bifunctional diaminohydroxyphosphoribosylaminopyrimidine deaminase/5-amino-6-(5-phosphoribosylamino)uracil reductase RibD; its protein translation is MVTPRPSDADWLAAAARLAARARPISAPNPAVGAIIVAEGKVVGRGWTQAGGRPHAEAVALAQAGEAAKGATLYCSLEPCAHRSQRGPSCASSIVEAEVGRCVFGVLDPDPRTAGEGLEILKDGGVEAEHMPCEASRASLAGYLAVRELGRPHVTLKLAMSLDGCIATASGDSQWITGEEARAHVHSRRAMSDAILVGGGTWRADQPRLDVRLPGLDDRSPQRILLTRGIPPDGVRVINAPGQIANLDGIQYLYVEGGAQTAAGFLEEDLVDRLEIYRAPILIGGGRPAIGDIGLASLGDAHRRWRMVERRQLGSDTFEAYERTR
- a CDS encoding COQ9 family protein, which encodes MTEYADMTLDELRLALAPEVGNSAVFDGWSDQAVEIAADMAGADPDVARLAYPGGAMDMIAAWIESVDAAMIASFSQEDLAKLPIRERIRTLVQFRLDAIAGQEEALRRATAIMAMPQNAAKSLKTGWNSADLMWRLAGDTATDYNHYTKRTILAGIYAATLAVFAEDDSEGKAETRAFLDRRIEGVMKFEKAKAKWLNPQGETFSLTRFLGRLRYPAN
- a CDS encoding SCO family protein, which encodes MGPSPDGVDLRGSEIGGEFTLTSDEGKDVSWSDFDGQYRLVYFGFAYCPDICPTDVGRFSQGLSSFEQENPELGAKVQPIFVTIDPERDTPEVVGEFIDNFHPRLIGLTGTPEQIAKVAEDFGVVAIKGEETAEGGYLMEHSTFTYLFGPQGEPLGIVPTDKGPEGVAAELERWVR
- a CDS encoding DUF1134 domain-containing protein, with product MPLIQLAQQRFAKGVAGFIAGALAFAAPVAAQIETVDPSVAIDGDLMEQPGDAPVYDAPASPPEQVNAPQTDTRPSVSEVFDGQGGAADGAEVAPSWSNPVVTSGDASEAASQAAGDPEVAAAQDATYKEDDLIGAAQGVFGKGAEGVARLIQDLLKEQGEPNAYIVGREAGGAFILGARYGSGTLYHKVEGQKPVYWTGPSIGFDAGANAGNTFVLVYNLYDTEELYERFPSGEGQAYVVGGMTASYLRKGDTVLIPIRVGAGLRLGVNAGYMKFSKKQRWLPF
- a CDS encoding FeoA family protein gives rise to the protein MTLDGIKLGSRVRIIAVDWDSIAIEDAKRLRALGIDDGAEIALAHRGVFGTRDPLAVSIGRTTIAIRRSHAQAMTVEVQ
- a CDS encoding riboflavin synthase — protein: MFTGIITAIGTIESVEQRGDLHIRIACPFDPEAMAIGASIACSGVCLTVVDRGGAKGDSWFAVDVSGETVSRSVPGLWTEGRKLNLEGALKMGDELGGHIVTGHVDAVGKVVEVADIGDSTRLVIRAPAELAPYIAAKGSITVDGVSLTVNSVEDQSDGACDFMLNIIPHTGEVTTLGTLAAGDAVNLEIDVLARYLKRMESLRAS
- a CDS encoding M48 family metallopeptidase, which translates into the protein MIDWLRPDMQDPRIEIGGKMIPLHIRRHPTAKRMTMRMEPDGSAVRISIPRWGRTREALEFARSREEWLGRQLAKSQPRTSVGHGSEIAFRGAPVRIEWDATKPRRVAFAQDALHLGGPEESISARVERWLKAEAKELLHADLAFYCERAEVEAPSLALSSAKRRWGSCSTSGTVRINWRLVMASDEVRRSVVAHEVAHLVHFDHGPQFHAFLASIFEHDIRAADGWLKQHGRSLYRHFG
- a CDS encoding ferrous iron transporter B; amino-acid sequence: MTRLRRAALVGNPNAGKSALFNALTGARQKIANYPGVTVERKVGRIELPSGEPIELVDLPGSYSFDASSPDEEVTRKVVMGEFPGEAKPDALVLVLDAANLEQHLVFAQEVIELGVPTVVALNMVDLAERDGLTLDPAALSQALGIPVISTVAVRRKGLGELLEAIGSAEAKAETMDHAEPRPHITLPERRLTARNIAKAAILAESRERRLHAGLDKVLLNPWLGPLVLLGLLFVIFQAVFAWATPFADALDAGAGAASQWVVANFPEGFLRDLVTEGIIAGVGSVVVFLPQIVILFAFILVMEASGYMARAAFVMDRLMASVGLSGRSFIPLLSSFACAIPGIMATRSIADPKDRLTTILIAPLMTCSARLPVYAVIIAAVIPATSVGPGIGLQGLVLFALYVAGIVGAMVVALVLRRSVTKGQASGFIMELPRYQWPRPKDMLIGLWQRAWVFLRRAGTIIFAATVVLWLLLTFPKADPGESQIDASFAGQIASAMHPAFEPVGFNREMTLALVPAMAAREVAVSSLATTYAVESEDEDATMEALETEVAKRWSLPTALAFLAWFVFAPQCVSTIAVARRETNGWKWPAFMVGYLFALAYIFAGITYWSALALGL
- a CDS encoding ankyrin repeat domain-containing protein; this encodes MARAFVRKALILASLAALAAPAAAQIFSDGYEFLKAVKDRDGEAVTNALNEPGSVVVNTRDKANGETALHIVTKRRDVTWIKFLSQRGANPNIADRNGVTPLVLAVNLGFVEGVEELLKAGADVDVSNDAGETPLISSVHRRDTALMRLLLENGANPDRTDNSGRSARDYVALMNGNTILVDLLNEHDKKASEESDAAQQTYGPSF